The DNA sequence GAGGAAGACGAGGGCGACATTGCTTTGCAGATTCACTTCACTCTTATTCAAGCCTTCTGTTGTGAGAATGACATTAACATCGTGAGGCTGCATGACATGCAGAAGCTGGCCCAGCTGTTGGGCAGTAGCGATGAGTCTGGAGAGCCCCGGGACCTGCACTGCATCCTCATCACGGTGAGCGTTTGGGTCGCTTCGGGTAGTGAGGGGGAGGGAACTGGCTTGCTGCCCAGACTGCTAGAGCTCAGTAAatagcaacttttttttttttcctttgaaagaTCTTTGTTGGCAGGAGCTTGCACTCATgaactctcttcttttttttttttcttttctcagaATCCTAATGCAGATGCCTGGAAGGACCCTGCCCTGGAAAAGCTCGGCCTCTTTTGTGAAGAAAGCCGCAGTGTGAATGACTGGGTGCCTGCGCTAACCCTCCCCGAGTGAAAAAAACCCAGTGCGGGCGCACTAGGCGGGCTGAATCTTGCTGCGGTGTAGCTGCGGCACTTGTACGGAGGGGAGGAGAGGATCCATCGCCTCCTCGACTGGAATAAAAAGCTGGCTGAGATCAGATTGAAGTTGATTTCTGATGGggctgcctgttggctcttgtgGAGCAAGGGAAGGAGTActcggaggcaggagggatggtgCGTGCCGGCATGCTAAAGTGTGCTGATAAGAGAGGACTCTTGGACTGGGTGCTGGCGGATAGAAGTGAATCCAGTGACGGAAGAGCTTGCAGAGGAGACTTGGAAGGCGAAACAACTGTTTGGAAGCTATTCTGCACACTCACAAGCTGACTGGAGAAATTGGAAGAGCATTTTATGAACTTTTAAGAGACTTTTTGTAGACTCAAAATACCGAACATTTACATGTCTTACAAACTGAAAtgagaattttttttattgctggaatAACTTTGCAGTTATCTGTATTGCACTTAtttgaaggcaaaaaaaaaaaaagcttcacaTCAAGTATTGCAATAAATATCTTTAAAATGTGAACACTGTTTCTTGCTTTCACTTGGTGGGGGTTATGCTGTTTGACCTGACATGTTTTGAGCAGAATCCTCTGCCCGTCTAACAAATGGAAAGTAACAGGCTTAGGGCTGCAGTGTTCAGTGGctacactttttttttaacaaaaaaactGCAGGTCACAAGTTAGACAGGGGGGGGTGCTGTTGGTTCTGAAGGCCAGGCAAAATTACAGCTCTTGGAGATGCAGTAGCCTTGCAGAGGTTAGTGGCACAGAAGCTGCTGCCTGCCATTCAGCTTGATTTGACCTTTTACCTTCTTAATTGCGGCAGCTGTTGATTGTGGCAGCTTGCAAGATGGAGGCACTGCATGCTTAATGAGCTCCTTTAAGGCTGTAGGTGGCCTTTGTATAATTTTATAAGTTCAGTCCCTTAAAAAAAATCCAACTACTAGGGGAAAAGGCAGAATTTTAATACAGTATAATCTAGTCTTTTTCCCATTAGTTGTACCTATTTAAATATCAGTTGCACAAGAAAAAAGCAAATTACTACTTTTGAAAGTGCCTTAAAACTAACAGAAACCTCCATACTCTTAAATGCAATCTAGGACAGTTTTATAGCCGCACTGTAGCTCCAAACTATGCACCTGTTACAACTTTTAGGGAAAATATTTTACATACAAATAGCATGCATTTCCAGTAATTATGCATGTTTTATTAGTTGAGCTGCTTGACTTTCTGGCCACCA is a window from the Geotrypetes seraphini chromosome 1, aGeoSer1.1, whole genome shotgun sequence genome containing:
- the GADD45G gene encoding growth arrest and DNA damage-inducible protein GADD45 gamma gives rise to the protein MTLEEVHGQESNVESIERMHSAGKALHELLVSAQRQDCMTVGVYESAKVMNIDPDNVTFCVLAADEEDEGDIALQIHFTLIQAFCCENDINIVRLHDMQKLAQLLGSSDESGEPRDLHCILITNPNADAWKDPALEKLGLFCEESRSVNDWVPALTLPE